The Xiphophorus maculatus strain JP 163 A chromosome 23, X_maculatus-5.0-male, whole genome shotgun sequence genome contains a region encoding:
- the LOC102223598 gene encoding androgen receptor-like, translating to MAFRSRLPDRDETANSLRMTERDRMETIDAYACPTLELSRAVSVSLGLDPLSSPLGGLNQCPSSAFGDCEPAAAGGNSSCGAPELGTPGSASSEGSRLVRADSSLGVDEFGEVCHGLRQVSCVDQFSSGDMDGAQSVTRGSVISRFVCRDSSMFMNSIAEVPTTPQVTEVGSLKPYSPYSAEANLYRETQGVWCATERAYGERSEPHRGAYDGHSFLCKYCGQTSFGPRQECDCVWYRRGERGGKGGAPVSTVQAFGQVESYPDAIPQGQSAFSTIKTEPSVWVHCTDRGFRHEDFFPGVFLSDRRVCQVCGDDASGCHYGAVTCGSCKVFFKRAAAGKQNHLCASRNDCTIDKLRRKNCASCRLKRCFMSGMSLKGRRLKGAGQTRGGEEEQQPGAWGHGDREGKHNVVLESGNAAARAQGPQLLGIPPTMRSCLSLLTILQSIEPAVVNAGHDPAQPDSPASLLTSLNELGERQLVTVVRWAKAIPGFRDLHVDDQMSVIQLSWMGVMVFALGWRSYTLTNCSMLYFAPDLVFNDQRMQVSSMYEHCVRMKLLAQRFCKLEVTEEEFLCMKALVLFSIMPVEGLRSQRCFDELRTSYIKELDRLASHHGETTRTQRLFQLTQLLDYLQSVVRKLHQFTYDLFIQAQSLQMRVNFPEMISEIVSVHVPKILSGMVKPILFHNTA from the exons ATGGCCTTTCGCTCCAGGCTGCCCGACCGAGACGAGACGGCAAACTCTCTGAGGATGACCGAGAGGGATCGCATGGAGACCATCGATGCATACGCGTGTCCGACTCTCGAACTCAGTCGAGCCGTGTCGGTGTCTCTGGGGCTGGACCCGCTGTCGTCTCCTCTCGGCGGTCTGAACCAGTGCCCCAGCAGCGCCTTCGGAGACTGCGAGCCCGCCGCCGCCGGCGGAAACAGTTCCTGCGGTGCGCCGGAGTTGGGCACGCCTGGAAGCGCCAGCTCGGAAGGAAGCAGGCTGGTCCGAGCCGACAGCAGCCTCGGAGTGGACGAATTTGGGGAGGTATGCCACGGTTTGCGGCAGGTGAGCTGCGTGGATCAGTTCAGTTCGGGGGACATGGACGGTGCGCAGTCTGTGACGCGCGGCTCGGTCATCTCCAGATTTGTTTGCAGGGACTCGAGCATGTTCATGAACTCGATAGCGGAGGTTCCCACGACCCCTCAAGTGACTGAAGTTGGATCTTTGAAACCGTACTCCCCCTACTCCGCCGAGGCGAACCTGTACAGAGAGACCCAAGGTGTGTGGTGCGCAACCGAGCGCGCATACGGCGAGCGATCCGAGCCGCACAGAGGCGCATACGACGGACACAGTTTCTTGTGTAAATACTGCGGACAAACCTCTTTCGGACCCAGGCAAGAGTGCGACTGTGTGTGGTACAGGAGAGGTGAGCGGGGCGGTAAAGGCGGCGCGCCAGTTTCGACGGTTCAGGCGTTCGGCCAAGTGGAAAGTTACCCAGACGCGATTCCTCAAGGGCAAAGCGCTTTTTCCACTATCAAGACTGAACCTTCCGTTTGGGTGCACTGCACAGATCGCGGCTTCAG GCACGAGGATTTTTTCCCAGGCGTGTTCCTGTCAGACAGGAGAGTGTGTCAGGTGTGCGGCGACGACGCCTCGGGTTGTCATTACGGAGCGGTCACCTGCGGCAGTTGCAAAGTGTTCTTCAAGAGGGCTGCTGCAG GAAAGCAGAACCACCTGTGCGCCAGCCGGAACGACTGTACCATCGACAAGCTGAGGAGGAAAAACTGCGCCTCGTGTCGGCTAAAGAGGTGCTTCATGTCCGGAATGAGCCTGAAAG GCCGTAGGCTGAAGGGAGCCGGACAGACGAGAGGGGGAGAGGAAGAACAGCAGCCTGGTGCCTGGGGGCATGGAGACAGGGAAGGGAAGCACAACGTTGTCTTGGAGTCTGGAAATGCTGCTGCCAGGGCTCAAG GGCCTCAACTTTTAGGGATCCCCCCAACTATGCGCTCCTGCCTCTCCCTGCTCACCATCCTGCAGTCCATCGAGCCCGCCGTGGTTAACGCGGGGCACGACCCCGCCCAGCCGGACAGCCCCGCCTCCCTGCTCACCAGCCTCAACGAGCTCGGGGAAAGACAGCTGGTGACCGTCGTGCGCTGGGCAAAGGCAATACCAG GTTTCCGTGACCTGCATGTGGACGACCAGATGTCGGTGATTCAGTTGTCATGGATGGGGGTGATGGTGTTCGCCTTGGGCTGGAGATCCTACACGCTCACCAACTGCTCCATGCTCTACTTCGCGCCCGACCTGGTGTTCAACGA CCAACGTATGCAAGTGTCCAGCATGTACGAACACTGTGTGAGGATGAAGCTGCTCGCCCAGAGGTTCTGCAAGCTGGAGGTTACCGAGGAGGAGTTCCTCTGCATGAAGGCCCTGGTCCTCTTCAGCATCA TGCCAGTGGAGGGCCTGAGGAGCCAGCGCTGCTTTGACGAACTGCGGACCTCCTACATCAAGGAGCTGGACCGCTTAGCGAGCCACCACGGGGAGACCACCCGGACACAGAGGCTGTTTCAGCTCACGCAGCTACTGGACTACCTCCAGTCG GTCGTGAGAAAGTTGCACCAGTTCACCTACGACCTCTTCATCCAAGCTCAGTCCCTGCAAATGCGCGTCAACTTCCCGGAGATGATCTCCGAGATCGTCAGCGTTCACGTGCCTAAGATCCTCTCGGGCATGGTCAAGCCCATCCTGTTCCACAACACGGCCTAA
- the LOC102236553 gene encoding moesin isoform X2: MSTINVRVTTMDAELEFAILPSTTGKQLFDQVVKTIGLRETWFFGLQYQDSKGFSTWLKMNKRVTAQDVKKNNPLLIKFRARFYPEEVAEELIQEATQRLFFLQVKESILNDDIYCPPETAVLLASYAVQVKHGDYSKDYHVPGYLTKEKLLPQRVLEQHKLNKNQWEERIQVWHQEHKGMLREDAMLEYLKIAQDLEMYGVNYFNIKNKKGSELWLGVDALGLNIYDKKDKMTPKIGFPWSEIRNISFNDKKFVIKPIDKKAPDFVFYVPRLRINKRILALCMGNHDLYMRRRKPDTIEVQQMKAQAREEKNKRQMERALLESEKKKRENAEKETEKIARETMELMERLRQIEEQTKRAQDELEEQTRRALELEKERTIVQEEAERLDYDRRAAVEAKAALLHHSETQIKSQEGLATELAELTTKISQLEEAKKKKDEEAQQWQKRNSAHPHMHEHDETDESSAEASAELTAPGMVRDRSEEERVTEAQKNQRLQKNLKFLSTELARAVDESKKTPNDLIHAENVRAGRDKYKTLRQIRQGNTKQRIDEFESM, from the exons ATGTCAACT ATCAATGTCCGAGTTACAACAATGGACGCGGAGTTGGAGTTTGCCATCCTGCCAAGCACGACTGGCAAACAGCTTTTTGACCAG GTGGTGAAGACGATCGGACTAAGAGAAACGTGGTTCTTCGGCCTTCAGTATCAGGACAGCAAAGGCTTCTCCACCTGGCTCAAGATGAACAAGAGA GTGACGGCTCAAGATGTGAAGAAGAACAACCCCCTGCTGATTAAGTTCAGGGCCAGGTTTTACCCGGAGGAGGTAGCCGAGGAGCTGATCCAGGAGGCAACGCAGCGCCTCTTCTTCCTGCAG GTGAAGGAGAGCATCCTGAACGACGACATATACTGTCCGCCCGAGACTGCAGTGCTCCTGGCATCGTATGCAGTGCAAGTCAAACACGGAGACTACAGCAAAGATTATCACGTACCGGGATACCTCACCAAAGAGAAGTTGCTGCCACAGAG GGTTTTGGAGCAGCACAAGCTGAATAAGAATCAGTGGGAGGAAAGAATCCAGGTGTGGCATCAAGAGCACAAGGGAATGCTGAG GGAGGACGCAATGCTGGAGTATCTGAAGATAGCCCAGGACCTGGAGATGTACGGGGTCAACTACTTCAACATCAAGAACAAGAAAGGGTCCGAGCTGTGGCTGGGGGTGGACGCGCTGGGGCTGAACATTTATGACAAGAAAGACAA GATGACCCCAAAGATCGGCTTCCCCTGGAGTGAGATAAGAAACATCTCATTCAACGACAAGAAATTTGTCATCAAGCCAATTGACAAGAAAGCCCCG GACTTTGTTTTCTATGTACCTCGTCTCCGCATCAACAAACGCATCCTGGCATTGTGCATGGGAAACCATGACCTGTACATGCGCAGACGCAAACCCGACACCATCGAGGTGCAGCAGATGAAGGCCCAGGCCAGGGAGGAGAAGAACAAGAGGCAAATGGAGCG GGCTCTGCTtgagagcgagaaaaaaaagCGAGAAAACGCCGAGAAGGAAACGGAGAAGATTGCCCGGGAGACCATGGAGCTGATGGAACGATTGAGACAGATTGAAGAGCAGACAAAGAGAGCTCAAGACG AGCTGGAAGAGCAGACCCGCAGAGCCCTGGAGTTGGAAAAGGAGAGAACAATCGTTCAGGAGGAGGCAGAGCGTCTGGACTACGACCGCAGAGCTGCAGTGGAGGCGAAAGCGGCCCTGCTGCACCATTCCGAGACCCAGATCAAGAGCCAGGAAGGCCTG GCCACTGAGCTGGCTGAGCTTACCACTAAGATCTCCCAGCTGGAAGAAGCCAAGAAGAAAAAGGACGAGGAGGCGCAGCAATGGCAGAAAAGG AACTCTGCTCACCCCCACATGCACGAGCACGACGAGACGGACGAGAGCAGCGCCGAGGCGAGCGCCGAGCTGACCGCCCCCGGCATGGTCCGCGACCGCAGCGAGGAGGAGAGGGTGACGGAGGCGCAGAAGAACCAGCGGCTGCAGAAGAACCTGAAG TTCCTGAGCACCGAGCTGGCCAGAGCCGTAGACGAGAGCAAGAAGACCCCCAATGACCTGATCCACGCTGAGAACGTGAGGGCAGGCCGTGACAAATACAAGACCCTGCGTCAGATTCGCCAGGGCAACACGAAGCAGCGCATCGACGAGTTCGAGTCCATGTAA
- the LOC102236553 gene encoding moesin isoform X3 → MDAELEFAILPSTTGKQLFDQVVKTIGLRETWFFGLQYQDSKGFSTWLKMNKRVTAQDVKKNNPLLIKFRARFYPEEVAEELIQEATQRLFFLQVKESILNDDIYCPPETAVLLASYAVQVKHGDYSKDYHVPGYLTKEKLLPQRVLEQHKLNKNQWEERIQVWHQEHKGMLREDAMLEYLKIAQDLEMYGVNYFNIKNKKGSELWLGVDALGLNIYDKKDKMTPKIGFPWSEIRNISFNDKKFVIKPIDKKAPDFVFYVPRLRINKRILALCMGNHDLYMRRRKPDTIEVQQMKAQAREEKNKRQMERALLESEKKKRENAEKETEKIARETMELMERLRQIEEQTKRAQDELEEQTRRALELEKERTIVQEEAERLDYDRRAAVEAKAALLHHSETQIKSQEGLATELAELTTKISQLEEAKKKKDEEAQQWQKRNSAHPHMHEHDETDESSAEASAELTAPGMVRDRSEEERVTEAQKNQRLQKNLKFLSTELARAVDESKKTPNDLIHAENVRAGRDKYKTLRQIRQGNTKQRIDEFESM, encoded by the exons ATGGACGCGGAGTTGGAGTTTGCCATCCTGCCAAGCACGACTGGCAAACAGCTTTTTGACCAG GTGGTGAAGACGATCGGACTAAGAGAAACGTGGTTCTTCGGCCTTCAGTATCAGGACAGCAAAGGCTTCTCCACCTGGCTCAAGATGAACAAGAGA GTGACGGCTCAAGATGTGAAGAAGAACAACCCCCTGCTGATTAAGTTCAGGGCCAGGTTTTACCCGGAGGAGGTAGCCGAGGAGCTGATCCAGGAGGCAACGCAGCGCCTCTTCTTCCTGCAG GTGAAGGAGAGCATCCTGAACGACGACATATACTGTCCGCCCGAGACTGCAGTGCTCCTGGCATCGTATGCAGTGCAAGTCAAACACGGAGACTACAGCAAAGATTATCACGTACCGGGATACCTCACCAAAGAGAAGTTGCTGCCACAGAG GGTTTTGGAGCAGCACAAGCTGAATAAGAATCAGTGGGAGGAAAGAATCCAGGTGTGGCATCAAGAGCACAAGGGAATGCTGAG GGAGGACGCAATGCTGGAGTATCTGAAGATAGCCCAGGACCTGGAGATGTACGGGGTCAACTACTTCAACATCAAGAACAAGAAAGGGTCCGAGCTGTGGCTGGGGGTGGACGCGCTGGGGCTGAACATTTATGACAAGAAAGACAA GATGACCCCAAAGATCGGCTTCCCCTGGAGTGAGATAAGAAACATCTCATTCAACGACAAGAAATTTGTCATCAAGCCAATTGACAAGAAAGCCCCG GACTTTGTTTTCTATGTACCTCGTCTCCGCATCAACAAACGCATCCTGGCATTGTGCATGGGAAACCATGACCTGTACATGCGCAGACGCAAACCCGACACCATCGAGGTGCAGCAGATGAAGGCCCAGGCCAGGGAGGAGAAGAACAAGAGGCAAATGGAGCG GGCTCTGCTtgagagcgagaaaaaaaagCGAGAAAACGCCGAGAAGGAAACGGAGAAGATTGCCCGGGAGACCATGGAGCTGATGGAACGATTGAGACAGATTGAAGAGCAGACAAAGAGAGCTCAAGACG AGCTGGAAGAGCAGACCCGCAGAGCCCTGGAGTTGGAAAAGGAGAGAACAATCGTTCAGGAGGAGGCAGAGCGTCTGGACTACGACCGCAGAGCTGCAGTGGAGGCGAAAGCGGCCCTGCTGCACCATTCCGAGACCCAGATCAAGAGCCAGGAAGGCCTG GCCACTGAGCTGGCTGAGCTTACCACTAAGATCTCCCAGCTGGAAGAAGCCAAGAAGAAAAAGGACGAGGAGGCGCAGCAATGGCAGAAAAGG AACTCTGCTCACCCCCACATGCACGAGCACGACGAGACGGACGAGAGCAGCGCCGAGGCGAGCGCCGAGCTGACCGCCCCCGGCATGGTCCGCGACCGCAGCGAGGAGGAGAGGGTGACGGAGGCGCAGAAGAACCAGCGGCTGCAGAAGAACCTGAAG TTCCTGAGCACCGAGCTGGCCAGAGCCGTAGACGAGAGCAAGAAGACCCCCAATGACCTGATCCACGCTGAGAACGTGAGGGCAGGCCGTGACAAATACAAGACCCTGCGTCAGATTCGCCAGGGCAACACGAAGCAGCGCATCGACGAGTTCGAGTCCATGTAA
- the LOC102236553 gene encoding moesin isoform X1: MNIWELFLCFLWQINVRVTTMDAELEFAILPSTTGKQLFDQVVKTIGLRETWFFGLQYQDSKGFSTWLKMNKRVTAQDVKKNNPLLIKFRARFYPEEVAEELIQEATQRLFFLQVKESILNDDIYCPPETAVLLASYAVQVKHGDYSKDYHVPGYLTKEKLLPQRVLEQHKLNKNQWEERIQVWHQEHKGMLREDAMLEYLKIAQDLEMYGVNYFNIKNKKGSELWLGVDALGLNIYDKKDKMTPKIGFPWSEIRNISFNDKKFVIKPIDKKAPDFVFYVPRLRINKRILALCMGNHDLYMRRRKPDTIEVQQMKAQAREEKNKRQMERALLESEKKKRENAEKETEKIARETMELMERLRQIEEQTKRAQDELEEQTRRALELEKERTIVQEEAERLDYDRRAAVEAKAALLHHSETQIKSQEGLATELAELTTKISQLEEAKKKKDEEAQQWQKRNSAHPHMHEHDETDESSAEASAELTAPGMVRDRSEEERVTEAQKNQRLQKNLKFLSTELARAVDESKKTPNDLIHAENVRAGRDKYKTLRQIRQGNTKQRIDEFESM; the protein is encoded by the exons ATGAACATTTGGGagcttttcctctgttttctctggCAGATCAATGTCCGAGTTACAACAATGGACGCGGAGTTGGAGTTTGCCATCCTGCCAAGCACGACTGGCAAACAGCTTTTTGACCAG GTGGTGAAGACGATCGGACTAAGAGAAACGTGGTTCTTCGGCCTTCAGTATCAGGACAGCAAAGGCTTCTCCACCTGGCTCAAGATGAACAAGAGA GTGACGGCTCAAGATGTGAAGAAGAACAACCCCCTGCTGATTAAGTTCAGGGCCAGGTTTTACCCGGAGGAGGTAGCCGAGGAGCTGATCCAGGAGGCAACGCAGCGCCTCTTCTTCCTGCAG GTGAAGGAGAGCATCCTGAACGACGACATATACTGTCCGCCCGAGACTGCAGTGCTCCTGGCATCGTATGCAGTGCAAGTCAAACACGGAGACTACAGCAAAGATTATCACGTACCGGGATACCTCACCAAAGAGAAGTTGCTGCCACAGAG GGTTTTGGAGCAGCACAAGCTGAATAAGAATCAGTGGGAGGAAAGAATCCAGGTGTGGCATCAAGAGCACAAGGGAATGCTGAG GGAGGACGCAATGCTGGAGTATCTGAAGATAGCCCAGGACCTGGAGATGTACGGGGTCAACTACTTCAACATCAAGAACAAGAAAGGGTCCGAGCTGTGGCTGGGGGTGGACGCGCTGGGGCTGAACATTTATGACAAGAAAGACAA GATGACCCCAAAGATCGGCTTCCCCTGGAGTGAGATAAGAAACATCTCATTCAACGACAAGAAATTTGTCATCAAGCCAATTGACAAGAAAGCCCCG GACTTTGTTTTCTATGTACCTCGTCTCCGCATCAACAAACGCATCCTGGCATTGTGCATGGGAAACCATGACCTGTACATGCGCAGACGCAAACCCGACACCATCGAGGTGCAGCAGATGAAGGCCCAGGCCAGGGAGGAGAAGAACAAGAGGCAAATGGAGCG GGCTCTGCTtgagagcgagaaaaaaaagCGAGAAAACGCCGAGAAGGAAACGGAGAAGATTGCCCGGGAGACCATGGAGCTGATGGAACGATTGAGACAGATTGAAGAGCAGACAAAGAGAGCTCAAGACG AGCTGGAAGAGCAGACCCGCAGAGCCCTGGAGTTGGAAAAGGAGAGAACAATCGTTCAGGAGGAGGCAGAGCGTCTGGACTACGACCGCAGAGCTGCAGTGGAGGCGAAAGCGGCCCTGCTGCACCATTCCGAGACCCAGATCAAGAGCCAGGAAGGCCTG GCCACTGAGCTGGCTGAGCTTACCACTAAGATCTCCCAGCTGGAAGAAGCCAAGAAGAAAAAGGACGAGGAGGCGCAGCAATGGCAGAAAAGG AACTCTGCTCACCCCCACATGCACGAGCACGACGAGACGGACGAGAGCAGCGCCGAGGCGAGCGCCGAGCTGACCGCCCCCGGCATGGTCCGCGACCGCAGCGAGGAGGAGAGGGTGACGGAGGCGCAGAAGAACCAGCGGCTGCAGAAGAACCTGAAG TTCCTGAGCACCGAGCTGGCCAGAGCCGTAGACGAGAGCAAGAAGACCCCCAATGACCTGATCCACGCTGAGAACGTGAGGGCAGGCCGTGACAAATACAAGACCCTGCGTCAGATTCGCCAGGGCAACACGAAGCAGCGCATCGACGAGTTCGAGTCCATGTAA